The nucleotide window CTTACACCTGGAAGGATGGACTTTCCTCCTCCTCCGTAACCTGCATAATAGTGAAATTCCAGGGTTCCTGTACTTATGATAACGTCGGAGTCAACTACTTCTTCGAAGACCTCGACTGGCGTTCCGAAACTTGTTTCCCCTAGAAGCCTGCACCTTTTCCTGTCGTGCTGGATGCAGCGAATTTTTTCGTGGACATGCTCTCCTACGAGCTGACGACACTCTTCTTCAGTCTGGGTTCTATGGAGCCCGAGGGCAAAAACAATAGTAATATTCTCGTTTTTTGCTCCGCCTAGATAAAGTTCCTCAAGCAAAGGCGGAAGAAGCTTTGCAGTAGGAGTTGGACGCGTAACATCGCTAACTATGATTGCAACCTTCGAATTAGGGTTTACAATCTCAGAAAGTCTCTTACTTTTTATAGGATTTTCAAGCGCTTTTTTAATAAGGGAAGCCCCTTCTTCCTTTATTTTTAATTCTGAAGGCAGGATGATACTGGAGATGTTTTTCTCGGGTATATCAAGCTCCAAAATCCCGCTTCCAAACGCGAGTGGAATCGTTTTTACATTATTAGTCATGGTTATTCCGATGTCATAGTATTAATTGTATAAAATCGTATAGGTAAACAATAGGAAATTAACATCTAATAAAGCTTTAAGTGTATAACTTAAACCGCAGTTAAAACTAGAATTGAGTTTTTACAATATAGTTATTATTTTTAATACTTCCGCTGTCAAAGTAGCACGCCTTTAAAAAAAACTGCTTGACTGCAAGCCTTTTCAAAAAAGGCTTGAGCGAAAACCCTGAGTAACGACGTGATTAACCAGTACAATGGTTGCAGCACAATCCTTTTAAAAAAGGCTTGACCGAAAACCCCAGAAACATTTGGATTTGAGAAACTTATCCCCTAACCCTATAGGCGTGATCACAAGCCTTTTCAAAAAAGGCTTGAGCGAAAACTTAAGTAACGTTTAGATTTGAAAAACGTATCCCCTAACCCTATAGGCGTGATCAACCGGCGCAACGGTTGCGGGTCAGCGGTTTCGGGTCAACGGTTGCAGCACAGCGGTTGCAAGAAATTTAGAACTAGGCAGAAAAGTACTGGAAAGTACTGGAATTTAGAGTTCAATTGACTGGCCTGGCTGCATGATGATAACTTTTGTATTAGTTTTTGATTCTACGGTCTGTTTGAATTTTAGAGGGTCCTGGATGATTACATCAAAGGTGTTATAGTGCATTGGAACCACAATTTTGGGCTGAATTAGTTCTACTGCTTTTGTAGCTTCTCTTATGCCCATTGTAAATTTGTCGCCTATAGGCAGGAGGGCCAGTTCAGGTTCATAGAGTTCACTTATGAGCTGCATATCCCCGAATACTCCGGTGTCTCCGGCATGGTAGATTGAATAGCCGTTGATTCGGATAATAAAACCTGCAGGGGAGCCTCCATCAAAACTAAAACCCGAGGCATCGATTGAAGAGGAATGGAGTGCTTCAGTCATGGTTAACTTTATACCCTCTACATTTACTGTACCGCCCTTGCCCATGCCCTCTGCAAAAACTCCTTTCGATTTTATATAGTTTGCAACCTCATGAACTGAGATTATTCGGCATCCGGTCCGTTTTCCGATCTCGATCGTATCTCCAAGGTGATCACGATGCCCGTGAGTGACAGCTATTATGTCAGGGTCCAGTTCTTCAGGGCTGCACGGAGCCAGTGGATTCCCAGAAATAAAAGGATCGATTAACAATTTCTTTTCGGCTTCGAACAAAAAAGCTGAATGTCCGAGCCAGGTAATTTTTACGCCAGCCATCTTTCTGCCTCAAAGTAGTTACTTTTTATATGAGTGTAACAATAAAGAATCCAGTTGTCCTTAATTTAACTATTAGTAAGTAATTTAGCTATCAGTAAGTAATTTAGCTATCAGTAAGTAATTTAGCTATCAGTAAGTAATTTAGCTATCAGTAAGTAATTTAGCTATCAGTAAGTAATTTAGCTATCAGTAATTTAGTTTTCTATAATTCTCGGCTAGTAGTGAAAATATTAATGGAAGAGAAATGAAAGAGAAAAGATAAAGAGTTGTACTGAGGATCATATTAATATGTTTCTTCCGTCAAACGGGCTGAAAATGAAAATTGGTCTGGTAATCCACGGGCCCGAAGTTATTGATTCGGGAGAGGCGAAAAGAGTTTTTGAAAAGCTTTCCTGTGTAGGCAAAGTCGAGGCAAGGCTTGGAGGAACTATGGGAAAAGTAGCTGTTCTGGATGCCGGGCTTGAAAACATTATAGATATAAGCCGGCATGAGAAGCCGAGTGCCTGCATTGAATCTCTTTTCGAAACCTCAGACTTTGTATGTCTCCTCAACCGGGGAAAAACAATTAAAACCGGGAAGGTTTTTGGAGAAATGGTTGCTTTTCGGCTTCGAGAGCCGGAGATAAAGCCTCTTGTCCAGATCGAAAGCCCGGCAAGTACAGCTGGAATTTTGAGATCTCTCAATAAAAAAGCCGGAGAGTACGGAGAATATCTTAAGAAGCTTTCTGAGATTTTAGGACTTCCTGTGGAAAGTCCTTTGCCCCTTCAAAGTTCAAGAGTTCAAAATTCCGTTTTTATAGATAAGTGCTCTGCAATAGGTAAAATTCGGGTAATCCGCAAGCTTTCAGGCGTTTTTCCAGGAGAAAATATTCTGGTAAACGGAATCGTGATTGGGAAAGCCTTTTCTTCCGAAGTAAGCATAATCTCCGAAAACGGCTTTATTGTCGCAATCGAAGGGGGAGAAATAAAAGAGCACGGGCTTGAAAAACTCCATAATTATGAAAAAAGAGATCCCATTGACCTTGAAAAATCCTGGGTAAAAAGCGGCGACCTGAGAAGAAGCAATTTCTCTCCCCTGCAAGGCCGGAAACCGAACGTACACGGCAAAGACTCGGTTTTTTCTTCCAGACCAACCGCATGCAGAGTCGTGATTATAGACCATGCTGCAGAAGATACTTTTGAGTTAGCTGCCAATGCTGAATTCGTAGTTACCGTGGGAGATGACACCACAATAATAGCAGGCGATATTCTCTCCAGGCTCGGGATTCCTATTATCGGGATCACGGACGGAGACTGCGATAGGATCTCCTGCAGGACTGAAATTTTCCCGGGTTCTATCGTGCTCAGGCTGGCAGCGGGAAATGATGATATTCTGGGTAAAAAACTGAAGCAGGAGCTTTTAGGGGGAGAAAATTCTGCGGTTTTAGAAGATATATATGCTTTCAAAGAAGATGTGATTAAACTTGCAGAACCCTTGATTGAAGCTGTTTTTGAATACTGATTACAAAAAGTAGAACATAATTAGAAATCCTAAATTCTGATCTGTACGACATCACTCATCACACTGTGTCATTCTTGTCACGCTTGACGCAGAAGAGCGGCCTTTCAGACAAAAAAGAAAGGAAAAAACCCAAAAAATGCAGACAGATTGTCGATCGCAGATTTCACAGTAGTTTTTCGAAAACCAATATTTTTCAGATAACATTTTTGAAACTTAATTTGATGGAAGTTAAAGTGAATTAAATGACGTATCCTCTTCAAATTCAATGGAGAATTTTCCAATTCGAAAAACGTTCGTTATTTTTATCGCACAGTTATAAAGTTGGATGTCTTACTTGAAGTTGTTTTTCAGATTTGGTTAAATTATTAAATTTGCAGTAATACATGAAATTTACTTTTACCCATACAATTTGAAAAGGAAACTAAAGATGTATCTTACCTTTTTTTGCACATTCGCCGCTCAATTTTGTGGAAATTTATTTGCAGGAATGAAACGACAGAAATAAAAGATGATAACGATGATAATAGCTATACTTTGCTAGACGGAGCCTTTAAGCAAACTATTTATTTAATGAAAGGAAAAAGGTATCCTATAGGCGATGAGGTCCGCCAAGACTTGTAGTCTAAACCGCTTATGCTGATGACTTCTACATTAATTATTGAGGTTTTAATGTGTATACTATTTTATTGGTAGGTATAGGCGGCTTCATAGGTGCTACCTTGAGATATGTGTTAGGTGGGTGGATTCAAAACAGTTTTGTCAGTTTTCCGGTGGGTACGTTAACCATAAATACAATCGGAAGTTTCTTTTTAGGTTTAATAATGTACCTTTCCGAATACCAGGGCCTGTTTAGTAACCAAACCAGAATATTTCTGACAATAGGTATTTTAGGAGCTTTTACGACATTATCAACGTTTGGTTACGAATCATTCCGGTTGCTTGATGACTCAAAATTAATGCTTATGGCGATAAATGTAGTATCAACAGTATTATTTTCCATGATGGCTGTATATTTAGGTAAGATTGTAGCTCTAAGTGTTAGCTCTTACCTATTGGGAGGAATGAAATGAAAACGGATAGAGTGGAAGGTTGTGAGGAAAATTGCATGAAGAGTGAGTCTACAGCCATATTGTTAAGGATATTTATTGGGGAGTCTGATCACTACAAAGGTAAGCCTTTGTACATGTATATTGTTGAAATGCTAAAAGCTGAAGGTATAGCCGGAGCTACTGTTTTTAGGGGTATTGCTGGCTTTGGAAAACATAGCCGCATTCATACAACTTCTATATTACGTCTATCAACTGATATGCCAATACTCATTGAAGTTTCTGATCTTGAAGAAAATATAGAGAGAATCAGACCAAAATTAGATGAGGTAATTAACCAAGGGTTGATCACAGAAGAAAAAGTTAAAATTGTATTTTATGGCAGTGATAAAAATAAGTAAAAGGTAAGTACCTGGAAGTAAGAAACAGCTGGAAGTGTTGATATGACTGAAAGACAGGTCGAAAGCGTAATAGTTGAAATTCCAAAAGGGAGCCGAAACAAGTTCGAATATGATAAAGAAAAGAGACTGATTAAGTTCGATAGAATGCTTTCTTCTTCAATGGTATATCCCTCGGACTATGGTTTTTTCCCGGACACACTTTCCCTTGATGGCGACCCTTTAGATGCTATGGTTTTAACTTGGGAACCTACATTTCCGGGCTGTGTAATCGATGTATATCTTGTAGCATTATTTGACATGGAAGATTATAAAGGAAGAGATCAGAAGATCCTGTGCGTTCCTAAGAACGATCCGATGTGGAATTATATTGAGTCGGTAGACCAGGTTCCACCGCATTTATTTAAGGAAATTACTCACTTCTTCCAAACTTATAAGAATTTAGATAAAAAACAAGTGAAAGTTATTGGTTGGAAAAATCTGGAAACAGCAATCACTGTACTTCAGGAAGCTAAAGATCGATGTGCTGCACAGAAAAAATAAAACAGACGAAAAGCCTGAAAACGATTGTTATCAATTGCAAACATCAATTTAGAGAATGTGATTCCGGATCTTCCTTGTAGAAAAGTGAAAAACTGATCGATAAAACTGTTTTGTAGAAAAGTGAAGAACTGATTGACAAAACTGTTTGTAGAAAAGTGAAAAATTAGTTGACAAAACTGCTTTGTAGAAAAGTGAAGAAAATCAGTTGACGAAACTGCTTTGTAGAAAAGTGAAGAAAACCAGTTGACAAAAATTTAGCAGATTTATAAACTGAGTATTGTATGAGAGTTCGATTATTCTATTTTTTCATTCTGTACTGATACTGTAAATCTTATACAGAACTCAGTCCCAGAATTCCTTTTTAATTCAATTTCGCCTCCTAACTGATCTACTAAGGTTTCCACTAACTGTAATCCAAGAGAATTGGAATCTTCTAAATTAAAGTCCTCAGGAATACCAATCCCATTATCTGAGATTATTAAAACAAAATCGGTACTGTTATAACTTTCTTTTGTGCTTCCCTGGTCTTTACCTGCGCATTCAGCAGAGTCTTCCCTGTGAAGTTTGATTTGAATTTTTCCGTCGTTTTCGCCTGGAAATGCATATTTTAAGGAGTTAGATACAAGTTCGTTAATGATTATTCCTAGTGGGACAGCAATATCCATATCAAAGAAAATGTTTTCTTCCAGTTCGATGTTAAGGTTCGTGTTGATATTTCCAACTTTATAAGTTTGAAAGAGATTTTCAACAAGCCTTTTAATATACGACGAGAAATTTAATGTATCATTTCCTCTGCCTTCGTGCAGTTCTTCGTGGATAAGAGCAATTGACATAACTCTGTCCTGGCTTTCAAGGAAAGCGTTAAGAACTTCGGAATCCTCGGCACATCCTCTGCTTCTGAACTTTTCAGCCTGCAGGTCAAGAAGGGAAGAAATCACTTGCAGATTATTTTTTATTCTGTGGTGGATTTCTTTTTTTCGGGCTTCTTCGGCTTTTGCCAGAAGTCTTTCCGCACTGACCTGCTCAGTAATATCTCTACCCATAGATGAGATAGCAATCAGCTTTCCGGAAGCATCAAAAACAGGAGAATAAGTTATTGAAATATTCATTGTTGTACCATCCTTTTTTAACCGTACAGTTTTGTAATGCTGGATTTCTTCCCCCTGCTTAATTTTTTCGATTAAGTTTTTTATTTCTCCTTTAAGATTATCCGGTTCAGCGATTGAAACATTTTTCCCCAGAACTTCCTCAGCCGAATAACCATAAATTTGCTCTGCTCCCTTATTCCAGCTTGTAATAGTACCTTCCAGAGATTCAGTTATAATAGCGTCGTTTGAGGATTCTACAACATTCGCTAA belongs to Methanosarcina barkeri 3 and includes:
- a CDS encoding metal-dependent hydrolase is translated as MAGVKITWLGHSAFLFEAEKKLLIDPFISGNPLAPCSPEELDPDIIAVTHGHRDHLGDTIEIGKRTGCRIISVHEVANYIKSKGVFAEGMGKGGTVNVEGIKLTMTEALHSSSIDASGFSFDGGSPAGFIIRINGYSIYHAGDTGVFGDMQLISELYEPELALLPIGDKFTMGIREATKAVELIQPKIVVPMHYNTFDVIIQDPLKFKQTVESKTNTKVIIMQPGQSIEL
- a CDS encoding DUF190 domain-containing protein, producing the protein MKTDRVEGCEENCMKSESTAILLRIFIGESDHYKGKPLYMYIVEMLKAEGIAGATVFRGIAGFGKHSRIHTTSILRLSTDMPILIEVSDLEENIERIRPKLDEVINQGLITEEKVKIVFYGSDKNK
- a CDS encoding inorganic diphosphatase, producing MTERQVESVIVEIPKGSRNKFEYDKEKRLIKFDRMLSSSMVYPSDYGFFPDTLSLDGDPLDAMVLTWEPTFPGCVIDVYLVALFDMEDYKGRDQKILCVPKNDPMWNYIESVDQVPPHLFKEITHFFQTYKNLDKKQVKVIGWKNLETAITVLQEAKDRCAAQKK
- the crcB gene encoding fluoride efflux transporter CrcB, with translation MYTILLVGIGGFIGATLRYVLGGWIQNSFVSFPVGTLTINTIGSFFLGLIMYLSEYQGLFSNQTRIFLTIGILGAFTTLSTFGYESFRLLDDSKLMLMAINVVSTVLFSMMAVYLGKIVALSVSSYLLGGMK
- a CDS encoding DUF2117 family protein — protein: MFLPSNGLKMKIGLVIHGPEVIDSGEAKRVFEKLSCVGKVEARLGGTMGKVAVLDAGLENIIDISRHEKPSACIESLFETSDFVCLLNRGKTIKTGKVFGEMVAFRLREPEIKPLVQIESPASTAGILRSLNKKAGEYGEYLKKLSEILGLPVESPLPLQSSRVQNSVFIDKCSAIGKIRVIRKLSGVFPGENILVNGIVIGKAFSSEVSIISENGFIVAIEGGEIKEHGLEKLHNYEKRDPIDLEKSWVKSGDLRRSNFSPLQGRKPNVHGKDSVFSSRPTACRVVIIDHAAEDTFELAANAEFVVTVGDDTTIIAGDILSRLGIPIIGITDGDCDRISCRTEIFPGSIVLRLAAGNDDILGKKLKQELLGGENSAVLEDIYAFKEDVIKLAEPLIEAVFEY